ttccccccaaatgacCACCATTCTTCAAAGACAGgcttttcttttaatgagaaaattgatAGTgtcagttgttttttaaaaattgcaattaGATAACACCCTCAACTATGCTTTCCTCTCAGTCCTCCAGCATGTCAGCATTCACTGTTGAAAGCTCACTCCACCTGTTGGATTGCCTGATGAGTATCAAGTACCATATTGGGCAGTGGCTAGGACTATATTCCTGTATTCTCAATGCTGTGCCCTAGAAGATGAGCTCCAAAAAGTAGCACCTAGAAAGAACAATGAATGGATCTGATGCATGATAGCTTCTCAAATACTtattgaagaatgaatgaatcgCCCTCTTAAGTCTCAGCTAATAGTCTCCATGAGTTATTCCAACTGTCTTATGTTTAAAAGGAGCAGATGCCAGTAAAGGACTCTCCCTTTGCCATGAGCTCCATCCCACTATATTAtccttatgttttatttattatttaattattttattttggtggggggaggtaactaggtttatttttagaggagttactggggattgaacccaggacctcatgcatggtaagcaagCACTGTACCACTGGAgcttataccctccccccatcccgcTATATtatcctttctccctttcccttcacAGCCAAGCTTCTTCCGTAGGTAGTTGATGTTAGTACTTTTAGATCTGTTAAAGGTTGTGTAGTTTTATGGAATAGGGAATGTATCCTGAGTATCCTTACATATCAGTGCCTGTTTCATTGTCTTGTGGGCAGTCAGTAAGCAgtcaataaatgtgttttgaacTGAACTCAGTATTCTTTGCTTAAGAGATGGTATTAGAATTGTTCTGATCTCTATTTGGTTATgaattttttaagttcatttggAGTGTGAATATTATAGACATACGTGCTGGTCTGCAACGCCCTCCAGGGGTCTTTTTCGGTTCTTTCCTGTCAAGATTTCCAAAGTGCCTTATTTTTTCTGTAACTCTGCTTGTGACTCTGATCCTTGCAGGAGAAGGAGTACCTCCTGGCAACTATGGGAACTATGGCTATCCTAACAGTGGGTACAGTGCctgtgaagaagaaaatgagagactCACAGAAAGTCTGAGAAGCAAAGTAAATGCCATAAAATCTGTAAGTGTATAACATATACttcttaatttatgtatttatatacatatatattttatacttagaagtTCATAACTTTTATTGGTATCATACTAAGAAATACAGTTCCCCACATAGTGCAGTTCCCCAAAGTTAACAATTCAGAGACAATAAAGCAGCTATGGAACTAGATAGCCCAAATCACCTGACTACTTTCTACAACTGCCATTCACACCAGGGAAGGAAATTTCCAGGAGAAAGATGCTTTCTTCTAACAAGGCACctaaattatcaatattttagcttagaaaaaaaatcagtttaatcCTTTCCCTCTAAATGTTGTATTTTCTAATATTGCTTAGTTCGCAAATCAgtgtcttttgtttaaaatgacCATGAAAAACAATACTCATTTCAGAATGTAACAGTCTCTGGGCTGAACACAATTCTATTTTCCAAAGACTAATGAAATGGCAAGTAAGTTTTAGCAACATGACTCAAAATTAGATACCATTTGAGCACAAGTTAGAAAATGTGGCCAATCAAAACATATGGTAcacctttgttttttaaactgcagCTGTTTTGGGTAGTGACAGTAACGTCCCAGAGCAGTCCTTCTTCCACCCCAAAGCAGCGCTGCTTCTGACTTTTCTTCCCGACTTGAAAGCTACAGATCTCAGTCTTTCATGTTTCTGCCTTTGTGCTTCATTCACATCAGCACCAAGTTCCaagcttccttcttttttctatttctatcacCTGGTTGTCTTAGGTGAACTGTTGAGAAAGCCTGTTAATCTGTCTGTTCCTAATTTTTTGCACGTTCTGGTCTGAGCTGCACCCTGTGACCACAGTTGTCtttttagagtaattttttaaattgcatcctATGTTCCCAGTAGTCTTCATTGGCCTCACATGGTGTAAGAAATGAAGTTCACACTGTGTAGCGTGATCAAATAGGTTCTGCAGAGGTTGTCCCCAGCTTTTCAGACCTTACCTCCCACGCTTGCAGAATGTGGACGTGCTTTCTTTCTGCCAGACAAATGAGAGTGCTCCTGTGTCCTGTGCACGCTGTCATTCTCCTGCTCCCGTAACTGGAGCTTTGCTTTAGGTACCCCGTCCCCACTGACATTGGCTGAAGTCTTGCCCATCTGAAAGGCTCCTCCCCATTGCACCATCCCTTTTCTAGGCTTTACCTGATCACCACATAAAAGTGTCTTTTTCCTTATGAACATAAGACCATTTGTACCACTTTATAGTTCTTACTGTATAACGGTCTGCACTGGAATTATTTATGTGTAAAAGAAATTTACCAGAATGTAGGGTATTctattgtacttatttttatattctacatagcACTAACGTAATTCCTTACAGTTATATTGAGTTAGTACGTATTAAATAAAGGAATTATCGAAAGATAATTCTAACAGTGATTATTGTGATTGAGTCTGCGTTGAAATAAACATGTTATATATACACTTAGAGAGCATTCAGTAGAAGCTTACGTTGCCAAAACTTAGTTGGCATTTCATTagtctgtggaaaacagaattgtATTCAGCCTGGAGACTATTACATTCTGAGATGAGTCAAAGTCATATTAAATCAAAAGGAGTTGATCTATGAACTAACCACTATTGTATAATGTTAAtcacttagaaaacaaaacatttagagggaattaaaaattgaaagatttttttaaaaaatgtaacactGATAATTTagcctcctttttaaaagaaagctttttcttccctgaaaatgtctttccttGGCACGAATGACAGTTGTAGAACTAGGTGATTTGGGCTGTCTAGCTTTATAGTTGCTTTACTTTCTCTGAATTGCTAAATTTTGGGGAAAAGCTCATATTCTGATCTACAGAATTTTAGTATGTCTTTGTGTCAATATTATCCCATATGCTTTCCACATAAAGTAAGTTGAGGACAGTATTTGCAATGGTATGCCAAGGTTTTTAGTAGtgtatttattcaaatatctTAGATGTGAAGCCTTTGATGAAATTGTCATGTAAAATATTAGATAGGTTTTGGTTTGAATAGCAGCTGTAATAATCATTTATAGTATTTCATTCAGATTCAGCCTCTTTCCTGCATAGATTCAAGATGTGGATAGCACTAACtcgtaatttttttttctaatttagtatcatataaagaaaaatagctttAGAACTTAAACAAGTAAGCAATTTAGGCATATACTCAAAGTTAATGTCAcatttcattaggaaaatactACTTACATTTGGATCTGAATTGATAATACGGCAATTTgcatacatcttttaaaatgtaaaggggGAGAGATACAAACAAATGCTATTGTGTGaataatagagagagagaaaaaagactgcaAAGGTAAGAGAATCAGAAGTATGTACCAAAATTGAAAGATGGAATTGAATATTAAGATGAAATCAAAATGAAGAGCAGGGCATGTCCATAGTTGGGAAGgaatagaaattcttaattttatttcccattaATTTCAGTGGGAAAAGCATCAGAATAAgagagtatattttatattttttgaatacagttttatttgagaaaatgtttatgcTTAGAGTGGCATTACTGTTTTTACTTTAAcacttaaatacatttatataattatatgctTTCTTTTTGCAGCTTTCTATTGAAATAGGCCATGAAgttaaacatcaaaataaattattagctGAAATGGTAAGTGGTTAAGATTTTAACTTTAACAAACTtgatctgtttatctttttttgttaagAGGGTTAACAAACTTGATCTGATGTTCTCAAATTTAGCCTGTTAATAAGGAATAAGTTTTAACTTTTATCCATAttgaaatagatttaaaaatcgTAAGTCTTGGATTCCTATCCATTTATTAATTGGTTTGAAATAGCTCTTGAGATTAATTCTTGccatattttttacattttgcgTCTTGCCTAACACATACAAGTAGGAGGAGGACGTGGGAGCCACTGTATCTTTAATCCTGTGTTTAGAAGCGCTGTTAGAGCTCAGGACAAATGACTGTTTTGAGCCTTGTTAAAGGTCTCAGTGGATATAGACTGCCAGGTAATCAAAAGCACTTTATATTCAACCAGCCAAAtgtctttcacttaatataaacCTGTTTCTTTTGCTTGATCTCCTAAGGATCACTTTGAACAAGTCAGTAAGATTTGAACATAGTAACATTCCCAAGCCTTTTTCTCTAGTCTAAACAAGCTCAGTAACATACACCTTTTCTTGTTGGAGGCTCTTTCCATTCTCTAATGCTTATGTGGGATGTCGGACTCCTGAACCTTCCCTACTTTCTCGACATTCCTTTAATATTGTACTATTCAAAAAGAAACAGCACTGAAAGGAATCTCCTTGTGAAGGTCATGCATTAGGATCACTTGAGGAACTTTCTGAAAATATGTATACCTGGTTCTCACTCTAAGTATCCTACGTACCTCCCTCTATTTAGGGAGGGACCTAGggatatgtattttgaaaaaagcaTCCGAGGTGATTCTGAGGTATAACCCCAGTAAGGTGATGcctcattctagttttgatttgcatctttctgataattagctatattgagcatcttttcatgggcccCAGTTGGCTACCTGTAATGTCTTCTTTAAAGAAGTGTATATTTAgagatttagaaaaatgtttttgatattaagctctatgagctatttgtatatttggggtttcttttattttattgaagtatagtcagttgacaatattgtgacaatttctggtgtacagaacaatacTTCAAACATAcatcaatataaatatatttatgttcatattcttcaccataaattactgcaatatattgaatatagttccctctgctatacagtagaaactggttgtttatctattttatgtatattagttactATGTGGAAAAATTGAAACTGAtgccttccccaccctttccccattggtaacactaagtttgttttctttgtatatgagactgtttctgtttgtaaatgagtttggtttttttaattccatttatatgtgatatcagatggtatttttgtttccttttctggcttagttaacttagaatgacaatctctgggtcTAATACCGTGCTGTTTCGTAGCTCTGTAGTAtggtctgaagtctgggagggttattcctccagcttcattcctttccttcagtaatgctttggcaattctgggtctcttgtgattccatataaattttaccactatttgttctagttctgtgaaaaatgtcctgggtaagtGGATAGGGATCACATAaaatgtgtagattgctttgggtagtatggccattttaagaatattaattcttccaatccaagaacatgggatatctttccatttctttaagtcatctttaatttccttggtCAGTGTTCCTGTAGTTCTCcgcatgtaagtctttcacttcctcaagggtcagatttattcctaagtattttattttgggggatgcaattttaaaagggattgttgcTTTATGTTCCTTTTCGGATATTTCATTGTTAgggtaaagaaatgccactgatttctgtatgttaatcttgtatcctccTACCtggcagaattctttttttttttttttttaatttttttttttaagttgaagtactgtcagtttacaatattgtgtcaatttccattgtacagcacaattcttcagtcatacgtgaatatatatatattcattttcatatttttcaccctaagctactacaggatattgaaaatgtttccctttgttgtacagtataaactttgttaatctattttatatgtaccactcagtatctgcaaatctcaaactcctagtttatcccttcccacccccgtgGCATCCtgaagtctgtattctatgtctgtgagtctttttctgttgtatatataagtgtatttctctttttttaagattccacatatgagtgatatcatatggtattttcctttctctttctggataacttcactttgaatgacagaCTCCatgtccctccatgttgctgcaaatggcgttattttattactttttagggctgagtagcattccattgtataaatagaccacagcGTCTTAATCCAGTCatgtgtcgatggacatttaggctcttcccatgtcttgtctattgtaaatagtgctgctgtgaacgttggggtgggtatatctttttgaattacggTTCCCTCTGGATAGATGGCCAGGGTGGGATTGCTACGTCATGTGATAAGTGTATAcatagtcttttgaggaatctccatgcgattttttataatggctgcaccagactacattcccacccagAGTgtaggggagggaaggggagaagtcccttttctgcacagcctctccagcatttatggtttgtggacttttgaatgatggccattctgactggtgtgaggttgtagttttgatttgcgctTCTCCAATcgttagcaatattgagcatttttttcctgtgcctgttggcccttggtatgtcttcattggggaattgcttgtttaggtcttctgcccatttttggattgggttgttttttccttattaagttgtatgagctgtttatatattctggaaattaagcccttgtcagtctcatcttttgccagtattttctcccattccgtaggttgtctttttgttttgcttatggtttcctttgctgtgcaaaagcctgtaaGTTAAAtgaggtcccacttgtttatttttgcttttatttttattgcccgggtagactgccctaggagaacactgctgagatttatgtcagagaatgttttgcctatgttttcttctgagagggTTATAGTGTCTTGGCTTAcgtttaggtctttaagccattctgaggtTTTGTGTGTGCGTGGGCATGGGGGTATTAAGGAGTATtcttaacttcattgatttatgtgctgctgtccaattttcccaacaccatttgctgaagagactgtctttactccactgtatgttcttgcctcctttgtcaaagagtaattgaccaaaagttggtgggtttatttctgggctctctgttctgttccactgatccatatgtctgtttttgtaccaatgccatgctgtttctTAGCTCTGTAGTAaggtctgaagtctgggagggttattcctccagcttcattcctttccttcagtaatgctttggcaattctgggtctcttgtgattccatataaattttaccactatttgttctagttctgtgaaaaatgtcctgggtaagtGGATAGGGATCACATAaaatgtgtagattgctttgggtagtatggccattttaagaatattaattcttccaatccaagaacatgggatatctttccatttcttcaagtcatctttaatttccttagtgttCTGTAGTTCTCcgcatgtaagtctttcacttcctcaagggtcagatttattcctaagtattttattttgggggatgtaattttaaaagggattgttgcTGTACGTTCCTTTTcggatatttcattgttagtgtaaagaaatgccactggtTTGTATATGTTAACCTAGTATCCTGCTACCTGGCCAAATTCTTTCATTAGCTCTAGTATTTTTTGTATATAGCCTTTAGGGTTTCCTGTATGttgtatcatgtcatctgcatataatgacagtttttcctcttctcttccattgtgcatcccttttgtttcttttcctggtctgattgctgtggcttggATTTCCAGTACTTTAtttaatagaagtggtgagagtgagcatctttGTCTTATTTGTGATCTTAGCAccaaagctttcagcttttcatcattgcgtatgatattagctgtgagCTTTTGATATATCtccttcattatgttgaggtaggCTCCCCCaagcccactttctggagagctttttcattcattctgttgaattttatcaggagctttttctgcatctattgagatgacagtatgtttttatttaatttgttaatgtagttgatcacattgattgattttcagatattaaaaatattcttgcatccctgggataaatcccacttgatcatggtgtaggatccttttcttttcttttcttttcctttttgcaatTGAGGTTCAGGTGATTGTACGTGTTACCTTGCACATGCTaaatcactgagctatatacccactcctttatgatccttttaatatttaGTTGTTGTCAGTTTGCTAGTatattgttgaggatttttgcatctctgttcttaagtgatactggcctgtaattttgttttttggtggtatctttctttggtttggtatcagggtgatggtagccTCATtgaatgagttcagaagtattccttccttggcagttttttggaatagtttccaAATgacaggtgttaactcttctctaaatgtttggtaggagTCGTTTGTGAAGCCACCTAattctggacttctgtttgttgggcgTTTaactgattcagtttcagtaGTGCTGactggtctgttcatattttctattcatgattcagtctttggagattgtacctttctatgAATTTGGACAATTTTTCTAGGATTTCCATTTTATTGctgtatagttgctcatagtagtctcttatgatacTTTGTTATTTCTTTGGTGTCAGCTGTgactttttaatttctgaatttatttcaggtttttccccttttttgttggtgagtctggctaaaggtttatcagttttgtttatcttttcccaaACAAGCTTTCAGTTGCattgattcttttgttttttttatgtctctatttcatttattttttttctgatttctttccttctacaaactctttttaattaattaacttatttattttaacactttttgttgatttataatcattttacaatgttgtgtcaaattccagtgtagagcagtttttcaattatacatgaacatatatatattcattgtcacattcctttctctgtgagctaccataagatcttgtatatatttccctgtgctatacagtataatcttgtttatctattctacaattttgaaatcccagtctatctcttcccaccccccacccccttggcaaccacagatctgtattctatgtctatgagtctatttctgttctgtatttatgctttttttttttttagattccatagagtcatctcatatggtatttttctttctctttctggcttacttcacttagaatgacattctccaggagcatccatgttgctgcaaatggcattatgttgtcggtttttatgactgagtagtattccattgtataaatataccacttctttatccagtcatatgttgatggacatttaggctgtttccatgtcgtggctattgtaaatagtgctgctatgaacattggggtgcaggtgtcatcctgaagtagggttccttctggatataagcccaggagcgggattcctgggtcatatggtaagtctattcttagtcttttgaggaatctccatactgttttccacagtggctgcaccaaactgcattcccaccagcagtgaaggagggttcccctttctccacagcctctccagcatttgtcatttgtagacttttgaatgacggccattctgactggtgtgaggtgatacctcattgtagttttgatttgcatttctctgataattagtgatattgagcattttttcatgtgcctatttgtatgtcttccttggagaattgcttgtttaggtcttctgcccatttttggattgggttgtttgtttttttcttattaagtcgtatgagctgcttatatattctggagatcaagtctttgtcggtttcatttgcaaaacttttctcccattccgtaggttgtctttttgttttacttatggtttccttggctgtgcagaagcttgtaagtttcattaggtcccatttgtttattcttgcttttatgtcttctaggagaaaatatttgagaattctgtccgataatgttttgcctatattttcttctaggaggtttattgtatcttgtcttatgtttaagtcttgatccattttgagtttacttttgtgtggtgtaagggagtgttctagcttcattgctttacatgctgctgtccagttttgccaacaccatttgctgaagagactgtctttattccattgtatattcttgcctccttcgtcgaagatgagttgaccaaaagtttgtgggttcgtttctgggctctctattctgttccattggtctatatgtctgtttttgtaccaataccatgctgtcttgatgactgtagctctatagtattgtctgaagcctgggagagttattcctccagcctctttctttctcttcagtaatgctttggcaattctaggcctttgatggttccatataaattttattatgatttgttctagttctgtgaaatatgtcctgggtaatttgatagggattgcattaaatctgtagattgccttgggcagtgtgaccattttaacaatattgattcttccaatccaagagcatgggatatctttccattttttaaattcttctttaatttccttcatcaatggtttatagttttctgtgtataattttttcacctccatggttagatttactcccagatattttattactttgggtgctattttaaaggggattgattctttactttctttttctgtggattcattgttagtgtaaagaaatgcaactaatttttgaaCGTTagttttgtaacctgctaccttgctgaattcttcgatcagctctagtagtttttgtgtggaccttttagggttttctatatatagcatcatgtcatctgcatatagtgacacttttacctcttcttttccagtttggatcccttttatttctctctcttgcctgaatgctgtggctagaacttccaagactatgttgaataggagtggtgatagtgggcatccttgtcttgtcccagattttagtgggaagcttttgagtttttcactgttgagtactatgctggttgtaggtttgtcatatataacttttatgatgttgagatatgttctctgtatacccactttggtgagagtttttatcataaatgggtgttgaattttatcaaatgctttctctgcatctattgagatgatcatgtggtttttgtcctttctcttgttgatgtgatgtattacattgattgatttgtgtatgttgaaccacccttgtgtccctgggatgaaccccacttggtcatgatgtataatcttttttacgtgttgttggattctatttgctaatattttggtgaggattttggagtctatgttcatcagtgatattggcctataattctcttttttggtggtgtctttgcctggttttggtatcagggtaatggtggcttcatagaatgagtttgggagtattccctccttttcaatcgtctggaagagtttgagaaggactggtatgagttctctgtatgtttggtagaaatccccggtgaagccgtctggtcctagacttttatttgtagggaggttttttaattgctatttcgatttcatttctagtgatcggtttgttcaagtggtcagtttcttcttgattcagtctcagtgaacagtatgtttccagaaacttgtccatctcctctaggttatccagtttggttccatatagtttttcataatattctcgtatgatattctgtgtttctattttatttgttgtaatttctccattttcctttcttaatttgctaatttgtgctctctcttttttcttctttgtgagtttggccagaggtttgtcgattttatttactttttaaaaaaaccagcttttggtttggttgattttttctatggtcttgttaatctctgttgtatttatttcctctctaatctttataatttccttccttctgctgcctttcggagcttttcttcttttcctagttcattcagctggtgggttaaattgtttatttgagattgttcttcttttttgaggaaggcctgtatcgctataaacttccctcttagcactgcctttgctgtgtctcatagattttgagtggttgtgctttcattgtcatttgtttcaaggtattttttaatttcagctttgatttcctcattgacccattgtttttttaataacatattgtttaatttccatgctttcctttttttctcctttgtttctctgttgttgatttctagtttcatggcattgtggtcagtaaagatgcttgaaataatttctatcttcttaaaattgttgaggtttcttttgtgcccaagtacatgatcaatcctggaaaatgttccatgtgcacttgaaaagaatgtatatcctattttggggggtgtaatgctctgaaaatagccaccaaatctaatttttctattgtattatttaatctctctgttgccttatttattttctgtctggaagatctgtctagtgatgttaatgcggtgttaaaatctccaactatgtttGTATTCCCAGtcagtatccccctttatctctgttagtaattgttctatgtacttaggtgctcccttattgggtgcatatatattaacgagtgtaatatcctcatcttgtatcactcctttaatcattataaaatgtccttctttatctttctttatggcctttgttttaaagtctgttttgtctgaaatcagtactgcaacacctgcttttttggcttttccatttgcatggaatatccttttacgtcctttcactctcaatctatatgtgtccttctccctaaagtgggtctcttgtatgcagcatattgaaggttcttgctttattatccagtctgccactctgtgtcttttgactggaccatttagtccattaacatttacagtaattaatgatagatgtgtgtttattgccattttgaacttatctttgcagttgatttggtatttcctctttgttcctttcttcttctttttgtggtttggtaattttcctttgtgttatcatggattttatttagtttttgtgactcccttgtaagtttttggcttgtggttaccctttttcgtaaatctattagcccattactataactggtttttttaatttatttttta
The Camelus ferus isolate YT-003-E chromosome 7, BCGSAC_Cfer_1.0, whole genome shotgun sequence genome window above contains:
- the BET1 gene encoding BET1 homolog, giving the protein MRRTGLGEGVPPGNYGNYGYPNSGYSACEEENERLTESLRSKVNAIKSLSIEIGHEVKHQNKLLAEMDSQFDSTTGFLGRTMGKLKILSKGSQTKLLCYMMLFSLFVFFVIYWIIKLR